One Dysosmobacter welbionis DNA segment encodes these proteins:
- a CDS encoding ATP-binding protein: MDNLFDLNIEKVLEHWGVEHAIREIIANALDEMTLTGTKEIEISYSDGVCHIRDYGRGLQYIHFTQNENKEKLVATNLIGKFGVGLKDALGVFYRNHIGVTIHSKYSTISLTMAEKAGFDIQTLHAVFFEPKYPTMVGTDVVLTGVKQADLQKAKSMFLVFNSDLELLEKTNYGEVYTNKGDGKSFIYANGVQIASEDNFLFSYNITSMNAQMKKALNRERSNLGRTAYSETIKNILKNCVSTKVMRPLVADIGNVMTGANKDETGWVDIAAYAAKTLNKSGNVVFMTPSERAQLTNDQVEILAHSGRELIMVTDAVFGKISDVVNTFKTVSDEYRQGYKYRFIEYKNLTGDEKETFDLVTPITELVNKKYRRKIPSIKISETIRMDEFGFVTHGIWDPAENAIIIKRSILKSKETFAGVLMHEFAHYVSGYADNTRDFENVLTEMLGFVYSELSIKGEKPKKVGLFKRW, encoded by the coding sequence ATGGATAATTTATTTGACTTGAACATTGAAAAAGTTCTTGAGCATTGGGGTGTTGAGCATGCAATTCGAGAAATAATTGCCAATGCTTTGGACGAAATGACTTTAACAGGGACGAAAGAAATCGAGATTTCTTATTCTGATGGTGTGTGTCATATTAGAGACTACGGACGCGGGTTGCAATACATACATTTTACTCAGAATGAAAACAAAGAAAAACTTGTTGCAACTAACTTGATTGGTAAATTTGGCGTGGGATTGAAAGACGCACTTGGCGTATTTTACAGAAACCATATCGGAGTTACAATCCATTCCAAATACTCAACTATATCTCTTACTATGGCTGAAAAGGCAGGATTTGACATACAAACTTTGCACGCAGTCTTTTTTGAACCCAAGTATCCTACAATGGTAGGCACAGATGTAGTGCTTACTGGTGTAAAACAAGCTGACCTGCAAAAAGCGAAATCTATGTTTTTGGTATTTAATAGTGATTTGGAACTTTTGGAAAAAACAAATTATGGCGAAGTATATACAAATAAAGGTGATGGTAAGTCTTTCATATATGCCAACGGTGTCCAAATAGCTTCAGAAGATAATTTCCTATTTAGCTACAATATTACAAGCATGAATGCGCAAATGAAGAAAGCTCTAAACCGTGAAAGATCAAATTTGGGGCGTACTGCTTATTCGGAAACAATAAAAAATATTTTGAAGAACTGCGTTTCTACCAAAGTCATGCGACCGCTCGTTGCCGACATAGGGAATGTAATGACTGGGGCAAATAAAGACGAAACAGGATGGGTTGATATTGCAGCCTATGCAGCGAAGACTCTAAACAAATCCGGAAATGTAGTTTTTATGACACCATCTGAGCGGGCACAACTTACAAATGATCAAGTCGAGATATTAGCGCACAGCGGAAGAGAACTCATCATGGTAACTGATGCAGTATTCGGGAAAATATCAGATGTTGTTAATACATTTAAGACTGTATCCGATGAATATAGGCAGGGATACAAATACAGATTTATTGAGTACAAAAACTTAACAGGTGATGAAAAAGAAACTTTTGACCTTGTAACACCAATTACTGAACTCGTTAATAAGAAATACAGGAGAAAGATACCAAGCATTAAAATTTCCGAGACTATTCGTATGGATGAATTTGGCTTTGTAACTCATGGCATATGGGATCCGGCAGAGAATGCTATAATCATCAAGAGAAGTATTTTGAAGTCTAAAGAAACATTTGCCGGCGTGCTTATGCACGAATTTGCACATTATGTATCTGGTTATGCAGATAACACACGAGATTTTGAAAATGTGCTTACAGAGATGCTTGGCTTTGTCTATAGCGAGTTAAGTATTAAGGGGGAGAAACCAAAGAAGGTTGGTTTGTTCAAAAGATGGTAA
- a CDS encoding carbon starvation CstA family protein, translating into MATFLIGLVVLFVGAAIYGKFCEKVFGPDDRETPAYSKQDGVDYVPMRGWKNSLINLLNIAGTGPIIGPIQGILFGPIAFITIPIGNVIGGAMHDYFSGMICLRDGGTQMPDMVRRYSNKGVFTVYNIFLSVLLLLVGAVFIYTPGDIAATQVFGFSGAVNDPTTWIIYGVIFVYYLIATVFPIDAIIGRIYPIFGAILLFSAVGVFIGLFVKGYPLLNLWDDWHGIAFDAWAVDAATGEQAAFSYGQYFDANHFIPIFFITVACGILSGFHSTQTAIISRTMKSERQGRMTFYNMMVLEGFIAMIWAAAAMGVYNLGLQEVNASLATGTIGVICKDILGPVGGIIALLGVIVLPITSGDTALRSLRLSVSESLHIDQSSKAKRLGLSAIIFALVAVILVFAKSSPSGFNTLWRYFAWSNQTLSLFAFLGISVWMFENSKAKWVWIPLIPAAWYTFVTVTYIANAQIGFHIPWTPAYIIGVCAAVAYVGIVVWYGKKRAARLQKL; encoded by the coding sequence ATGGCAACTTTCTTGATCGGCCTCGTGGTCTTGTTCGTAGGCGCAGCCATCTATGGCAAGTTCTGCGAAAAGGTCTTCGGCCCCGATGACCGGGAGACGCCCGCTTATTCCAAGCAGGACGGCGTGGACTACGTTCCCATGCGGGGATGGAAGAACAGCCTCATCAACCTGCTGAATATCGCAGGCACCGGCCCCATCATCGGACCCATTCAGGGCATCCTGTTCGGGCCCATCGCATTCATCACCATCCCCATCGGCAACGTAATCGGCGGCGCTATGCACGACTATTTCTCCGGCATGATCTGCCTCCGCGACGGCGGCACCCAGATGCCGGACATGGTCCGCAGATACTCCAACAAGGGTGTCTTTACCGTCTATAACATCTTCCTGAGCGTGTTGCTGCTGCTGGTCGGCGCGGTGTTCATCTATACCCCCGGCGACATCGCCGCCACCCAGGTCTTCGGCTTCTCCGGCGCGGTGAATGATCCCACCACCTGGATCATCTACGGTGTTATCTTCGTCTACTATCTGATTGCCACCGTGTTCCCCATCGACGCCATCATCGGCCGCATTTATCCCATCTTCGGCGCCATCCTGCTGTTCTCCGCCGTGGGTGTGTTCATCGGCCTGTTCGTCAAGGGCTATCCCCTGCTGAACCTGTGGGATGACTGGCATGGCATCGCGTTCGACGCGTGGGCTGTTGATGCAGCCACCGGTGAGCAGGCGGCCTTCAGCTATGGTCAGTACTTTGACGCCAACCACTTCATCCCCATCTTCTTCATCACCGTGGCCTGCGGCATTCTCTCCGGCTTCCACTCCACGCAGACCGCTATCATCTCCCGCACCATGAAGAGCGAGCGGCAGGGCCGCATGACCTTCTACAATATGATGGTCCTCGAGGGCTTCATCGCCATGATCTGGGCCGCCGCCGCCATGGGTGTGTACAACCTGGGCCTGCAGGAGGTCAATGCCTCTCTGGCTACCGGCACCATCGGCGTGATCTGCAAGGATATCCTGGGGCCTGTGGGCGGCATCATCGCTCTGCTGGGCGTTATTGTTCTGCCCATCACCTCCGGCGATACCGCGCTGCGCTCCCTGCGCCTGTCTGTTTCTGAGTCCCTGCACATCGACCAGAGCTCCAAGGCCAAGCGCCTGGGCCTGTCCGCCATCATCTTTGCGCTGGTGGCTGTGATCCTGGTCTTCGCAAAGAGCAGCCCCAGCGGCTTCAACACCCTATGGCGTTACTTCGCATGGTCCAACCAGACCCTGTCCCTGTTCGCATTCCTTGGCATCTCTGTGTGGATGTTCGAGAACAGCAAGGCCAAGTGGGTGTGGATCCCCCTGATCCCCGCTGCCTGGTACACCTTCGTCACAGTGACCTACATCGCCAACGCGCAGATCGGCTTCCATATTCCCTGGACGCCCGCTTACATTATCGGTGTCTGCGCTGCTGTGGCCTATGTTGGCATCGTTGTCTGGTACGGCAAGAAGCGCGCTGCCCGGCTCCAGAAGCTGTAA
- a CDS encoding response regulator yields the protein MTIREKILVIEDEKSISHFISTVLNNNGYEAMQAQTGEEALSMISSHCPDLVILDLGLPDMDGLDILRSLRSWSSLPVVVVSARSHERDKVAALDLGADDYLTKPFGTDELLARVRTAIRHTRTISGNDEIARNGTYTVGELVIDYNKHQVRVRGENVHLTLSEFRIVALLGKYAGKVLTYDFIIKELWGPRASGDNQILRVNMANIRRKIEKNPAEPEYLFTEMGVGYRMAEGS from the coding sequence ATGACGATTCGTGAAAAAATTCTGGTAATTGAGGACGAGAAGAGCATCTCGCACTTCATTTCCACGGTCCTCAACAACAACGGCTATGAAGCCATGCAGGCCCAGACCGGCGAGGAGGCGCTTTCCATGATCTCCTCCCACTGTCCCGACCTGGTCATTCTGGACCTCGGCCTGCCGGACATGGATGGTCTGGACATCCTCCGCAGCCTGCGCAGCTGGTCCAGCCTGCCGGTGGTGGTGGTCTCCGCCCGCTCCCATGAGCGGGACAAGGTCGCCGCATTGGATCTGGGGGCGGATGACTACCTCACCAAGCCCTTCGGCACGGACGAACTCCTGGCCCGGGTCCGCACCGCGATCCGCCACACCCGCACCATCTCCGGTAATGACGAAATCGCCCGGAACGGCACCTATACAGTGGGAGAACTGGTCATCGACTACAATAAGCACCAGGTCCGTGTCCGCGGTGAGAATGTCCACCTCACCCTCAGCGAGTTCCGCATCGTGGCCCTGCTGGGCAAATACGCTGGCAAGGTTCTGACGTATGATTTCATCATCAAGGAGCTGTGGGGCCCCCGGGCCAGCGGCGACAACCAGATTCTCCGGGTAAACATGGCCAACATCCGCCGGAAGATCGAAAAAAATCCCGCCGAGCCGGAGTATCTCTTCACAGAGATGGGCGTCGGCTACCGCATGGCGGAGGGCAGCTGA
- a CDS encoding sensor histidine kinase, whose amino-acid sequence MKITRSSLKRTFSFSWRDLLVSAAILLCATGACALLHQTADTIDGFASPVYVLAVLLISRFTSGYLFGLIAAVLGVIGVNYVFTYPYMAFNFTISGYPLTMFTFLVVSLVTSTLTTKTKEQDRLRMENEKVKMRADLLRSVSHDIRTPLTSIMGATSAILENPALSPAEQQSLLVDVRDDAQWLIRVVENLLSITRIGNESAKITKEPEAAEEVLDEAVRKFRKRFPAVSVEVHVPDELLLVPMDAILIMQVLSNLMENAVFHGGTTTHIALSAQRDGPWARFYVQDNGQGIPPQKLHTLFSGALRCEDSSPGDGKRNMGLGLSVCMAIIRAHGGTLEAKNLESGAEFSFCLPLTKEEVS is encoded by the coding sequence GTGAAGATCACCCGTTCCAGTTTGAAGCGTACCTTTTCCTTCTCCTGGCGCGACCTTCTGGTCTCCGCCGCCATTCTTCTATGCGCCACGGGGGCCTGCGCCCTTCTGCACCAGACGGCGGACACCATCGACGGCTTTGCCTCTCCGGTCTATGTGCTGGCCGTGCTCCTGATCTCCCGCTTCACCAGCGGATATCTCTTCGGGCTGATTGCGGCGGTGCTGGGTGTCATCGGCGTCAACTATGTGTTTACATATCCCTATATGGCGTTTAACTTCACCATTTCCGGCTATCCGCTGACAATGTTCACCTTTCTGGTGGTCTCGCTGGTCACCAGCACCCTGACCACCAAGACCAAGGAGCAGGACCGCCTCCGGATGGAAAACGAAAAGGTGAAGATGCGGGCGGATCTGCTCCGCTCCGTCTCCCACGACATTCGCACCCCTCTGACCTCTATCATGGGTGCCACCTCCGCCATTTTGGAAAATCCCGCCCTCTCCCCGGCCGAACAGCAGTCCCTTCTGGTGGATGTGCGGGATGACGCCCAGTGGCTCATCCGCGTGGTGGAAAATCTGCTCTCCATCACCCGGATCGGCAACGAATCGGCCAAAATCACCAAGGAGCCGGAGGCTGCGGAGGAAGTCCTGGACGAGGCGGTCCGCAAATTCCGAAAACGGTTTCCCGCCGTGTCCGTGGAGGTCCACGTGCCGGATGAGCTGCTCCTGGTCCCCATGGACGCCATCCTCATCATGCAGGTCCTGTCCAATCTGATGGAGAACGCCGTGTTCCACGGCGGAACCACCACGCACATCGCCCTGTCCGCGCAGCGGGATGGCCCCTGGGCCCGCTTTTACGTGCAGGACAACGGCCAGGGCATTCCCCCCCAGAAACTGCACACCCTGTTCAGCGGTGCGCTTCGCTGTGAGGACTCGTCCCCCGGCGACGGAAAGCGGAACATGGGGTTGGGCCTATCGGTCTGCATGGCTATCATCCGTGCCCACGGCGGCACATTGGAAGCAAAAAATCTGGAGTCCGGGGCGGAATTTTCCTTCTGCCTGCCGCTCACTAAGGAGGAAGTATCATGA
- a CDS encoding terminase small subunit produces the protein MEKLKGQAEAFCRKYLQCMDPDQAAAMAGCADGYAVLETKMVRRRLERMREAAAGQVHREDVVRRLAQLAFGRVNDAARLALHSEEADLETLDLSAVAELKVTDKGGVEVKLIDRIRALEALYGLLSEEKAEGAGELYRVLTEAAGEEGGWDDG, from the coding sequence TTGGAGAAATTGAAGGGGCAGGCCGAAGCATTCTGCCGGAAGTATCTCCAGTGCATGGACCCGGACCAGGCAGCGGCAATGGCTGGCTGCGCCGATGGATACGCCGTGCTGGAGACGAAGATGGTGCGCAGGCGGCTGGAGCGGATGCGGGAGGCAGCGGCTGGGCAGGTGCACCGGGAGGATGTGGTACGGCGTCTGGCCCAGCTGGCTTTCGGCCGGGTGAATGATGCGGCGCGGCTGGCCCTGCACAGCGAAGAGGCGGATTTGGAGACGCTGGATCTGTCTGCCGTGGCGGAGCTGAAGGTGACGGACAAGGGCGGCGTGGAAGTGAAGCTTATTGACCGCATCCGGGCTCTGGAGGCTCTGTACGGACTCCTGAGCGAGGAAAAGGCGGAGGGGGCCGGAGAGCTGTACCGGGTGCTGACGGAAGCTGCCGGGGAGGAAGGAGGGTGGGACGACGGCTGA
- a CDS encoding PBSX family phage terminase large subunit: MRFSQKQRRVLTWWCRPGDWEAIICDGAVRSGKTFSMGLSFFLWAMARFNGRQLGLCGKTITSLRRNLLAELVPYLRRLGFDCWERRSENLLTVRLGGHENHFLLFGGRDESSAALIQGSTLAGVLLDEAALMPRSFVEQAVARCSVAGSRLWFNCNPENPQHWFYREWILRARERRALYLHFTMEDNPALSPRIRARYRSAYSGVFYRRFVLGEWTAAQGRVYDFFDRDRDSVPVPEGDFQEWRISVDYGTANPASFGLWGRQGEIWYRVGEFYYDSRREGRQKTDAEYVRDLRELAEGREITRVIVDPSAASFIEALRREGFRVVRADNDVADGIRVTADLLKRRRIMICGACADCLREMETYCWDDKGRRDAPKKEQDHAMDDLRYFAMDLAAEEQNGFAATWVERRA, translated from the coding sequence ATGCGGTTTTCCCAAAAGCAGCGAAGGGTGCTGACCTGGTGGTGCCGCCCGGGAGATTGGGAGGCCATCATCTGCGACGGGGCCGTCCGCAGCGGCAAGACCTTCTCCATGGGGCTCTCCTTCTTCCTCTGGGCCATGGCCAGGTTCAACGGACGGCAGCTGGGACTGTGCGGAAAGACCATCACCTCCCTGCGGCGGAACCTGCTGGCGGAGCTGGTGCCCTATCTGCGGCGGCTGGGCTTCGACTGCTGGGAGCGGCGGTCGGAGAACCTGCTGACCGTGCGGCTGGGGGGCCATGAAAACCATTTCCTGCTCTTTGGCGGGCGGGACGAGTCCAGCGCGGCGCTGATCCAGGGCAGCACCCTGGCGGGGGTGCTGCTGGACGAGGCGGCCCTGATGCCCCGGAGCTTTGTGGAGCAGGCCGTCGCCCGGTGCAGCGTGGCGGGGAGCCGCCTGTGGTTCAACTGCAATCCGGAGAACCCTCAGCACTGGTTTTACCGAGAGTGGATTTTGAGGGCGCGGGAACGGCGGGCCCTGTACCTTCATTTCACCATGGAGGACAACCCCGCCCTGTCGCCCCGGATCCGGGCCCGCTATCGCAGCGCCTACTCCGGCGTTTTTTACCGGCGATTCGTGCTGGGGGAGTGGACAGCCGCCCAGGGGCGGGTGTACGACTTCTTCGACCGGGACCGGGACAGCGTGCCTGTGCCGGAGGGAGATTTTCAGGAGTGGCGGATTTCTGTGGATTACGGCACCGCCAACCCGGCCTCCTTCGGCCTGTGGGGCCGGCAGGGAGAGATCTGGTACCGGGTGGGAGAGTTCTACTACGACTCCCGCCGGGAGGGACGGCAGAAGACCGACGCAGAGTATGTCCGGGACCTGCGGGAGCTGGCGGAGGGCAGGGAGATCACAAGGGTGATCGTGGACCCGTCGGCGGCAAGTTTCATCGAGGCGCTGCGGCGGGAGGGATTCCGGGTGGTCCGGGCGGACAACGATGTGGCCGACGGCATCCGGGTGACGGCGGACCTGCTGAAGCGGCGGCGGATCATGATCTGCGGCGCTTGCGCCGACTGCCTGCGGGAGATGGAAACGTACTGCTGGGACGACAAGGGGCGGCGGGACGCTCCGAAAAAGGAGCAGGACCACGCCATGGACGATCTGCGGTACTTCGCTATGGATCTGGCGGCGGAAGAGCAGAATGGCTTTGCGGCCACCTGGGTGGAGAGACGGGCCTGA
- a CDS encoding phage portal protein produces MKWFRKQTAPAGASVQLRETGYHPFGLLGQYVPMRSGEIRLYRAVREAVPVVDAAIYKLIRMVGGVTAACSDPAAERGLGEFLRTVPAGRGQYGVDAFLEGYLDALLTCGRAIGEIVPAAGNREIAAVLWGRVEDIEIREGDHPLAFTICGPDEQGRMGPLPCQDLLLFTPLNPEADSPYGVSLLRGLPFLTDILMKIYHTIGINWERCGSLRFAVTCRDDGNGQAEERSRMLAGEWSRAMQDTRSGSVRDFVAVGDVDIQVIGADAPVLDSEVPVRQILEQVVAKTGIPPFMLGLSWSSTERMSSQQADMLTTEITAIRRTITPVVERICRLWLRMHGYTCGFEVLWEDINLQDEVEDARAALYLEQARKLRLENDAAEAAAFHTRREV; encoded by the coding sequence TTGAAGTGGTTTCGGAAACAGACGGCGCCGGCGGGAGCGTCGGTCCAGCTGCGGGAGACGGGATACCACCCATTTGGACTGCTGGGGCAGTATGTGCCCATGCGCAGTGGGGAGATCCGGCTGTACCGGGCAGTACGGGAGGCGGTGCCGGTGGTGGACGCCGCCATCTACAAGCTGATCCGGATGGTGGGCGGTGTGACGGCGGCCTGTTCCGACCCGGCGGCAGAGCGGGGGCTGGGGGAATTCCTCCGCACGGTCCCGGCTGGACGGGGGCAGTATGGGGTCGATGCCTTTCTGGAGGGCTACCTGGACGCTCTGCTGACCTGCGGGCGAGCCATCGGGGAGATCGTGCCCGCAGCAGGAAACCGGGAGATTGCGGCCGTGCTGTGGGGCCGGGTGGAGGATATTGAGATTCGGGAGGGAGACCATCCCCTGGCATTTACAATCTGCGGCCCCGACGAGCAGGGGCGGATGGGGCCGCTGCCCTGTCAGGACTTGCTGCTGTTCACGCCTCTGAATCCTGAGGCGGACAGCCCCTATGGCGTGTCCCTTCTGCGGGGGCTCCCGTTTTTGACGGATATCCTGATGAAGATCTACCACACCATCGGGATTAACTGGGAGCGATGCGGCAGCCTGCGCTTCGCCGTCACCTGCCGGGACGACGGAAACGGCCAAGCGGAGGAGCGGAGCCGGATGCTGGCAGGAGAGTGGTCCCGGGCCATGCAGGATACCAGGAGCGGCAGCGTGCGGGACTTTGTGGCTGTGGGAGATGTGGATATCCAGGTCATCGGCGCTGACGCGCCCGTCCTGGACAGCGAGGTGCCGGTGCGGCAGATTTTGGAACAGGTGGTGGCCAAGACGGGGATCCCGCCCTTTATGCTGGGACTGAGCTGGAGCTCCACGGAGCGGATGAGCTCCCAGCAGGCGGACATGCTCACCACGGAGATCACGGCCATCCGGCGGACCATTACGCCGGTGGTGGAGCGGATCTGCCGGCTGTGGCTGCGGATGCACGGGTATACTTGCGGCTTTGAAGTCCTGTGGGAGGACATCAACCTCCAGGACGAGGTGGAGGACGCCCGTGCGGCCCTCTATCTGGAGCAGGCGCGGAAGCTGCGGCTTGAGAACGACGCGGCGGAGGCGGCCGCGTTCCATACAAGGAGAGAGGTATGA
- a CDS encoding phage major capsid protein — MAYHFENIKLEKGMYGRSSRSFSQALEELDPSEHYRGTPLEGLDAFQRQLKRFDIHVKGAGSDMVEKFFHTSDSAVLFPEFVSRVVRQGMEEESILPAITATVTKFDGMDYRSIASVPSEEDKKLRRVEEGARIPETTVRTQENLVHLYKRGRMLVASYEAIRFQRLDLFSVTLRQIGAYIGRMHLEDAIEVLRNGDGNQNAAQQYTIGTKPITGTKGTLTYDALLEFWSQFDPYTMNTMLVGSDVMLAMLKLDEFQNPLTGLNFQGTGTLTTPLGAKLLRTSAMPAGILIGLDRNYALEQICGSEITVEYDKLIDRQLERAAITSISGFAKLFTEASKVLVV; from the coding sequence ATGGCATATCATTTTGAGAACATCAAGCTGGAAAAGGGAATGTACGGCCGCAGCAGCCGAAGCTTTTCCCAGGCCCTGGAGGAGCTGGACCCCAGCGAACACTACCGGGGTACGCCTCTGGAGGGGCTGGACGCCTTTCAGCGGCAGCTGAAGCGCTTTGACATCCATGTAAAGGGCGCGGGCAGCGACATGGTAGAGAAGTTCTTCCACACCTCCGACTCCGCCGTGCTGTTCCCGGAGTTCGTCTCCCGGGTGGTGCGGCAGGGGATGGAGGAAGAGAGCATCCTGCCGGCCATCACCGCCACGGTGACCAAGTTCGACGGCATGGACTACCGGTCCATCGCCTCCGTGCCCAGCGAGGAGGACAAAAAGCTCCGCCGGGTGGAGGAGGGCGCCCGGATCCCGGAGACCACCGTCCGCACCCAGGAGAACCTGGTGCACCTCTACAAGCGGGGGCGGATGCTGGTAGCCTCCTATGAGGCTATCCGGTTCCAGCGGCTGGACCTGTTTTCTGTGACTCTGCGGCAGATCGGCGCCTACATCGGCCGGATGCACCTGGAGGACGCCATCGAGGTGCTGCGCAACGGTGACGGAAATCAGAATGCCGCACAGCAGTACACCATCGGCACGAAGCCTATCACCGGAACCAAGGGGACGCTGACCTATGACGCCCTGCTGGAGTTCTGGAGCCAGTTCGACCCCTACACCATGAACACCATGCTGGTGGGCAGCGACGTGATGCTGGCCATGCTGAAGCTGGATGAGTTCCAGAATCCCCTGACGGGGCTGAACTTCCAGGGCACCGGCACGTTGACCACGCCCCTGGGGGCAAAACTGCTGCGGACCTCTGCCATGCCGGCGGGGATCCTGATCGGCCTGGACAGGAACTACGCCCTGGAGCAGATCTGCGGCAGCGAGATCACGGTGGAGTATGACAAGCTCATTGACCGCCAGCTGGAGCGGGCGGCCATCACCTCCATCTCCGGATTTGCCAAGCTGTTCACGGAGGCATCCAAGGTCCTGGTGGTATGA
- a CDS encoding phage tail sheath C-terminal domain-containing protein, with product MSETMHERPGVYSSYDASTVVSAGRAAKVIGVAAKAVKGTAGEVVTLTGYAAGVAAFGEDAADTPGMSTILRLLFANGASTVAAVRVAEAGAVKDYQDAFAALGGEEARILVCDSAEETVQQALRTAVEDASAARMERIAVVGGDGESAAELVTHAAALNSERMVLVGPDALDSGGKTLPGVFAAAALAGVIASGRDPGVPLNGAEIRGLGGLGTAYTDNDIDLLVRGGVTPLESTAGTVSPVRGITTRTTTGGAADTTWRELTTILIVDDVIPAVRQALRSKFARAKNTAQSRSAIRSQVIVELEKKVAEEIIDSYGEVTVTASEDDPTVCLVEFSFAVAHGLNQIYLTVHITV from the coding sequence TTGAGCGAGACAATGCATGAGCGGCCGGGGGTGTACTCCAGCTATGACGCGTCAACGGTGGTATCCGCCGGGCGGGCCGCCAAGGTCATTGGCGTGGCGGCCAAGGCGGTGAAGGGCACCGCCGGAGAGGTGGTGACCCTGACGGGCTATGCCGCGGGCGTGGCGGCCTTCGGCGAGGACGCAGCGGATACGCCGGGGATGAGCACCATCCTGCGGCTGCTGTTTGCCAATGGTGCCTCCACTGTGGCGGCGGTCCGGGTGGCGGAGGCCGGCGCGGTGAAGGACTACCAGGACGCCTTCGCGGCCCTGGGCGGGGAGGAGGCCCGGATTCTGGTGTGCGACAGCGCCGAGGAGACGGTGCAGCAGGCGCTGCGGACTGCGGTGGAGGATGCCTCTGCCGCCCGGATGGAGCGGATCGCCGTGGTGGGCGGCGACGGTGAGTCGGCAGCGGAGCTGGTGACCCACGCGGCGGCGCTAAACAGCGAGCGAATGGTGCTGGTGGGGCCCGATGCCCTGGACAGCGGCGGGAAGACGCTGCCCGGCGTGTTCGCCGCAGCGGCCCTGGCAGGGGTCATCGCCTCCGGACGGGACCCGGGAGTGCCGCTCAACGGGGCGGAGATCCGGGGGCTGGGGGGCCTGGGCACCGCATACACCGACAATGACATCGACCTGCTGGTGCGGGGCGGCGTGACGCCCCTGGAGAGCACGGCGGGCACAGTATCCCCGGTGCGGGGGATCACCACCCGGACCACAACCGGCGGTGCAGCGGACACCACTTGGCGGGAGCTGACCACCATCCTGATCGTGGACGATGTGATCCCGGCAGTACGGCAGGCCCTGCGCAGCAAGTTCGCCCGGGCCAAAAACACGGCCCAAAGCCGCAGCGCCATCCGCTCTCAGGTGATTGTGGAGCTGGAGAAGAAGGTGGCCGAGGAGATCATCGACAGCTATGGCGAGGTGACGGTGACGGCCTCGGAGGATGACCCCACCGTGTGTCTGGTGGAGTTCAGCTTCGCGGTGGCCCATGGGCTGAACCAGATCTATCTGACGGTCCACATCACGGTGTAA
- the safA gene encoding SafA/ExsA family spore coat assembly protein, protein MLLKPMRYKDYTWPHNPESCAVEYRRQIAAHKIPLGGWYLQDLGRTYRIFRGEGTFAGERAYEEFQTLAEVFDQTGPGLLVHPVWRTVSAYFVTLELMEEPLPDYVRYRFSFWEDSTASGGLVEVPVEGEPEGGTDPEIPAGGWGAVHTVRKGETLWGIAWRYGVALTALIAANPQIKNPNLIYPGDQVRIP, encoded by the coding sequence TTGCTGCTGAAACCCATGCGCTATAAGGACTACACCTGGCCTCACAACCCGGAGAGCTGCGCGGTGGAGTACCGGCGGCAGATAGCAGCCCACAAGATCCCCCTGGGGGGCTGGTACCTGCAGGATCTGGGGCGGACATACCGCATTTTCCGGGGAGAGGGTACCTTTGCAGGGGAGCGGGCCTACGAGGAGTTCCAGACGCTGGCGGAGGTCTTTGACCAGACCGGGCCGGGGCTGCTGGTGCACCCGGTTTGGCGGACGGTCAGCGCCTATTTCGTGACCCTGGAGCTGATGGAGGAGCCGCTGCCGGACTATGTGCGCTACCGCTTTTCCTTCTGGGAGGACAGCACGGCCTCCGGCGGGCTGGTGGAAGTGCCCGTAGAAGGGGAGCCAGAGGGCGGAACGGACCCGGAGATTCCCGCCGGAGGCTGGGGTGCCGTCCATACAGTGCGGAAAGGAGAAACCCTGTGGGGGATCGCCTGGCGGTACGGCGTGGCGCTGACCGCCCTGATCGCAGCCAATCCCCAGATCAAGAACCCCAACTTGATCTACCCGGGGGATCAGGTGAGGATACCATGA